From the Takifugu flavidus isolate HTHZ2018 chromosome 12, ASM371156v2, whole genome shotgun sequence genome, one window contains:
- the stard13b gene encoding stAR-related lipid transfer protein 13 isoform X4: MNRSCHMMKISEIEAKEACDWLRAAGFPQYAQLFEDSQFPIDITPVKKDHDFLDKDLVEPLCRRLNTLNKCASMKLDVNLPKKKSEDSDEEDLFAISDKWTFEWSSRRWSRLQDIDCLLENHEDGQPCRDGVPLRNTTSSESVLTDLSEPEVSSLHSESSGGSGQRGLSAEDSESTAMPEPTSLTVPHNPNTHYGPLSNRHNKTTRIRTKDFLKRIETLRMRGTTGRGGKALVISTPVLQEQAPCLKTLQCVDIINGDGGAPDNVKTTPSHSSSEGSSNSSGSAVSTPSLKERKPHHADYKRSGMYLEDVDIFSGTQAHKVTEQNRRNEFCSYEDLVVHIPKDHKPGTFPKALSIESLSPTNGASINWHTGSMHLDSPMIACTKESRPVTQCCTRGSRISVYDNVPGSHLYASTGDLMDLEKEDLFPHLDDILLHVNGLQQIVDHWSKNVLHVGEGLAQVGSEKDNSVGNQSSSQITLDLVAEGHTPSSYADKDQVSLAETESTRLRERRDSGVGASLTRPNRLRWPSFQISHRLSHSAASLQITNQTAGQLSLLQKFSLLRLTAIMEKYSLSNKHGWTWSVPKFMKRMKVPDYKDKNVFGVPLIVHVQRSGHPLPLGLQKALRYLRSQCLDQVGLFRKSGVKSRIQALRQMNESSPDNVNYDDQSAYDVADMVKQFFRDLPEPLLTSKLGETFLHIYQYVPKDQRLQAVQAAIMLMSDENREALQTLLCFLSDVTSSVEENQMTPMNIAVCLAPSLFHLNILKKDNLSPKAMRKKYATGRPDQKDLNENLAATQGLAHMITECNRLFEIPHEMITQSRNSYVEANLHAPTIGELCKQLEDDDGTYQTHMEGRLQNLLKEAREKSKYWISCSSSDNTELYCKKVGDGNPLRRWRVSVEVEAPPSVVLNRVLRERHLWDVDLLQWKVCETLDKQSEVFQYALSCMPPHPSRDFLVLRSWRTDLPKGACSLVSVSIETEDCPPLGGVRAIVLESNYLLEPCGSGKSRLTHISRVDMKGRTPDWYNKAFGHLCAAEAARIRNSFQPLITDGPETKI, encoded by the exons ATGAACCGCTCCTGCCATATGATGAAAATATCGG AAATCGAAGCGAAAGAGGCATGTGACTGGCTGCGGGCAGCAGGATTTCCCCAGTACGCTCAACTCTTTGAAG ACTCCCAGTTCCCTATTGACATTACGCCAGTGAAAAAAGATCACGACTTTCTGGACAAAGATCTCGTGGAACCTCTTTGCAG ACGACTCAACACCTTAAATAAGTGTGCCTCTATGAAACTTGACGTGAACCTTCCCAAGAAGAAA AGTGaagactctgatgaagaagaccTTTTTGCCATCAGTGACAAATGGACCTTTGAGTGGAGTAGCCGTCGTTGGTCCAGATTACAGGACATCGACTGTCTGCTGGAAAACCATGAGGACGGTCAGCCCTGCAGGGATGGCGTGCCTCTGAGAAATACCAccagcagtgaaagtgttttGACGGACCTCAGTGAGCCGGAGGTCTCCTCCCTGCACAGCgagagcagcggcggcagcggccAGAGGGGCCTCAGTGCCGAGGACTCTGAATCTACTGCCATGCCAGAACCGACATCTCTCACAGTGCCTCACAACCCCAACACGCACTACGGTCCCCTGTCCAATAGGCACAACAAGACAACTCGCATCCGTACCAAAGACTTCCTGAAGCGCATAGAGACGCTGCGCATGCGGGGAACGACAGGGAGGGGCGGTAAGGCGTTGGTCATCAGCACTCCCGTCCTACAGGAGCAGGCCCCGTGTCTGAAGACGCTGCAGTGTGTTGACATCATCAACGGGGACGGCGGGGCTCCAGACAACGTCAAAACAACACCGTCCCATTCCAGCAGTGAGGGCAGCAGCAATTCTAGCGGGAGCGCTGTCAGCACACCCAGCCTTAAAGAACGCAAGCCTCACCATGCCGATTACAAGCGCAGCGGCATGTATCTGGAGGACGTAGACATTTTCTCAGGTACCCAAGCACACAAAGTCACGGAGCAAAACCGTAGGAATGAATTCTGCTCGTATGAAGACCTGGTGGTCCACATTCCCAAAGACCACAAACCAGGAACTTTCCCCAAAGCATTATCTATAGAAAGCTTGTCCCCAACCAATGGAGCCTCCATTAACTGGCACACAGGCAGCATGCACCTTGACTCCCCCATGATTGCATGCACAAAGGAATCCAGGCCTGTCACTCAGTGCTGCACCAGGGGCAGCCGCATCAGCGTATACGACAATGTCCCCGGCTCACATCTGTATGCCAGCACAGGAGACCTCATGGATCTAGAGAAAGAGGACCTGTTCCCCCACCTGGATGATATCCTGCTGCACGTCAATGGCCTACAGCAGATTGTGGACCACTGGAGCAAGAATGTGCTGCATGTGGGTGAAGGGCTGGCACAGGTGGGTAGCGAGAAGGACAACTCAGTGGGCAATCAGTCCTCCAGCCAGATCACGTTAGACTTGGTAGCCGAAGGACACACCCCATCAAGTTATGCAGACAAAGACCAAGTCTCACTCGCTGAGACAGAATCCACAAGGCTCAGAGAAAGGAGGGACTCTGGAGTTGGTGCTTCTCTCACGAGACCCAATCG GTTACGGTGGCCCAGCTTTCAGATATCTCATCGCCTGAGTCACTCAGCAGCCTCCCTGCAGATTACCAACCAGACGGCGGGCCAGCTGAGCTTGTTACAGAAGTTTTCTCTGCTGCGCCTGACTGCAATCATGGAGAAGTATTCCCTGTCCAACAAGCACGGCTGGACTTG GTCTGTGCCAAAGTTCATGAAGAGAATGAAGGTGCCGGATTATAAGGATAAGAATGTGTTTGGAGTGCCTCTCATAGTGCACGTGCAGCGGTCTGGGCATCCTTTACCTCTTGGTTTGCAAAAGGCTCTGCGGTACCTGAGAAGTCAGTGTCTGGACCAG GTGGGTCTCTTTCGTAAGTCAGGTGTGAAGTCTCGAATTCAAGCTCTACGGCAGATGAATGAGAGTTCTCCAGACAATGTGAACTATGACGATCAGTCTGCTTACGATGTCGCCGACATGGTCAAACAGTTCTTCAGGGATTTACCCGAGCCTCTGCTAACCAGCAAGCTGGGGGAGACTTTTCTTCATATCTACCAAT aTGTACCGAAGGACCAAAGGCTGCAAGCTGTGCAGGCAGCTATCATGCTGATGTCGGACGAAAATCGGGAGGCCCTGCAGACATTGCTCTGCTTCCTTAGTGACGTCACATCCTCTGTGGAGGAGAATCAAATGACACCAATGAACATCGCCGTTTGCCTTGCCCCCTCTCTTTTTCACCTCAACATCCTCAAGAAAGACAATCTCTCCCCAAA GGCCATGCGGAAGAAGTATGCCACAGGGAGACCAGACCAGAAGGACTTGAATGAAAACTTAGCAGCAACACAGGGTCTCGCTCACATGATCACAGAGTGCAACCGTCTCTTTGAG ATTCCTCATGAGATGATTACTCAGTCGCGCAATTCCTATGTGGAGGCCAATTTGCACGCGCCCACAATTGGCGAGCTGTGCAAGCAActggaagatgatgatggaacGTACCAGACACACATGGAAGGGAGACTTCAGAATCTCCTCAAAGAGGCCCGGGAAAAGTCCAAATACTGGatatcctgcagcagctctgataaCACGGAGCTTTACTGTAAGAAG GTCGGGGATGGGAATCCTTTGAGACGTTGGCGGGTGTCAGTAGAGGTGGAAGCGCCACCGTCTGTCGTGCTCAACCGCGTGCTGCGAGAGCGCCACCTGTGGGATGTGGATCTGCTGCAGTGGAAAGTGTGCGAGACGCTCGACAAGCAGTCAGAAGTGTTTCAGTATGCACTCAGTTGCATGCCTCCTCACCCCAGCAGGGACTTTTTAGTTCTCAG ATCGTGGAGGACAGACTTGCCCAAGGGTGCCTGCTCCCTGGTATCTGTGTCTATAGAGACTGAGGATTGTCCTCCTCTTGGAGGTGTACGAGCTATAGTGCTGGAGTCCAACTACCTACTGGAGCCCTGCGGTTCAGGGAAGTCCAGACTGACCCACATCAGCAGAGTGGACATGAA GGGAAGGACGCCCGATTGGTACAACAAGGCCTTCGGTCACCTGTGTGCCGCAGAAGCTGCTCGGATTCGCAACTCTTTTCAGCCGCTGATCACAGATGGACCAGAGACTAAAATCTGA
- the stard13b gene encoding stAR-related lipid transfer protein 13 isoform X2 has translation MSSRRNSVRLKLRRSFSEQLRSSTSKAWDLLWRNVRERRLAEIEAKEACDWLRAAGFPQYAQLFEDSQFPIDITPVKKDHDFLDKDLVEPLCRRLNTLNKCASMKLDVNLPKKKSEDSDEEDLFAISDKWTFEWSSRRWSRLQDIDCLLENHEDGQPCRDGVPLRNTTSSESVLTDLSEPEVSSLHSESSGGSGQRGLSAEDSESTAMPEPTSLTVPHNPNTHYGPLSNRHNKTTRIRTKDFLKRIETLRMRGTTGRGGKALVISTPVLQEQAPCLKTLQCVDIINGDGGAPDNVKTTPSHSSSEGSSNSSGSAVSTPSLKERKPHHADYKRSGMYLEDVDIFSGTQAHKVTEQNRRNEFCSYEDLVVHIPKDHKPGTFPKALSIESLSPTNGASINWHTGSMHLDSPMIACTKESRPVTQCCTRGSRISVYDNVPGSHLYASTGDLMDLEKEDLFPHLDDILLHVNGLQQIVDHWSKNVLHVGEGLAQVGSEKDNSVGNQSSSQITLDLVAEGHTPSSYADKDQVSLAETESTRLRERRDSGVGASLTRPNRLRWPSFQISHRLSHSAASLQITNQTAGQLSLLQKFSLLRLTAIMEKYSLSNKHGWTWSVPKFMKRMKVPDYKDKNVFGVPLIVHVQRSGHPLPLGLQKALRYLRSQCLDQVGLFRKSGVKSRIQALRQMNESSPDNVNYDDQSAYDVADMVKQFFRDLPEPLLTSKLGETFLHIYQYVPKDQRLQAVQAAIMLMSDENREALQTLLCFLSDVTSSVEENQMTPMNIAVCLAPSLFHLNILKKDNLSPKAMRKKYATGRPDQKDLNENLAATQGLAHMITECNRLFEIPHEMITQSRNSYVEANLHAPTIGELCKQLEDDDGTYQTHMEGRLQNLLKEAREKSKYWISCSSSDNTELYCKKVGDGNPLRRWRVSVEVEAPPSVVLNRVLRERHLWDVDLLQWKVCETLDKQSEVFQYALSCMPPHPSRDFLVLRSWRTDLPKGACSLVSVSIETEDCPPLGGVRAIVLESNYLLEPCGSGKSRLTHISRVDMKGRTPDWYNKAFGHLCAAEAARIRNSFQPLITDGPETKI, from the exons ATGTCATCTAGAAGAAACTCCGTGAGACTGAAGCTCCGGCGGTCCTTCAGCGAGCAGCTGCGGAGCTCCACATCCAAAGCTTGGGATTTACTCTGGAGGAATGTCAGGGAGCGGAGACTGGCAG AAATCGAAGCGAAAGAGGCATGTGACTGGCTGCGGGCAGCAGGATTTCCCCAGTACGCTCAACTCTTTGAAG ACTCCCAGTTCCCTATTGACATTACGCCAGTGAAAAAAGATCACGACTTTCTGGACAAAGATCTCGTGGAACCTCTTTGCAG ACGACTCAACACCTTAAATAAGTGTGCCTCTATGAAACTTGACGTGAACCTTCCCAAGAAGAAA AGTGaagactctgatgaagaagaccTTTTTGCCATCAGTGACAAATGGACCTTTGAGTGGAGTAGCCGTCGTTGGTCCAGATTACAGGACATCGACTGTCTGCTGGAAAACCATGAGGACGGTCAGCCCTGCAGGGATGGCGTGCCTCTGAGAAATACCAccagcagtgaaagtgttttGACGGACCTCAGTGAGCCGGAGGTCTCCTCCCTGCACAGCgagagcagcggcggcagcggccAGAGGGGCCTCAGTGCCGAGGACTCTGAATCTACTGCCATGCCAGAACCGACATCTCTCACAGTGCCTCACAACCCCAACACGCACTACGGTCCCCTGTCCAATAGGCACAACAAGACAACTCGCATCCGTACCAAAGACTTCCTGAAGCGCATAGAGACGCTGCGCATGCGGGGAACGACAGGGAGGGGCGGTAAGGCGTTGGTCATCAGCACTCCCGTCCTACAGGAGCAGGCCCCGTGTCTGAAGACGCTGCAGTGTGTTGACATCATCAACGGGGACGGCGGGGCTCCAGACAACGTCAAAACAACACCGTCCCATTCCAGCAGTGAGGGCAGCAGCAATTCTAGCGGGAGCGCTGTCAGCACACCCAGCCTTAAAGAACGCAAGCCTCACCATGCCGATTACAAGCGCAGCGGCATGTATCTGGAGGACGTAGACATTTTCTCAGGTACCCAAGCACACAAAGTCACGGAGCAAAACCGTAGGAATGAATTCTGCTCGTATGAAGACCTGGTGGTCCACATTCCCAAAGACCACAAACCAGGAACTTTCCCCAAAGCATTATCTATAGAAAGCTTGTCCCCAACCAATGGAGCCTCCATTAACTGGCACACAGGCAGCATGCACCTTGACTCCCCCATGATTGCATGCACAAAGGAATCCAGGCCTGTCACTCAGTGCTGCACCAGGGGCAGCCGCATCAGCGTATACGACAATGTCCCCGGCTCACATCTGTATGCCAGCACAGGAGACCTCATGGATCTAGAGAAAGAGGACCTGTTCCCCCACCTGGATGATATCCTGCTGCACGTCAATGGCCTACAGCAGATTGTGGACCACTGGAGCAAGAATGTGCTGCATGTGGGTGAAGGGCTGGCACAGGTGGGTAGCGAGAAGGACAACTCAGTGGGCAATCAGTCCTCCAGCCAGATCACGTTAGACTTGGTAGCCGAAGGACACACCCCATCAAGTTATGCAGACAAAGACCAAGTCTCACTCGCTGAGACAGAATCCACAAGGCTCAGAGAAAGGAGGGACTCTGGAGTTGGTGCTTCTCTCACGAGACCCAATCG GTTACGGTGGCCCAGCTTTCAGATATCTCATCGCCTGAGTCACTCAGCAGCCTCCCTGCAGATTACCAACCAGACGGCGGGCCAGCTGAGCTTGTTACAGAAGTTTTCTCTGCTGCGCCTGACTGCAATCATGGAGAAGTATTCCCTGTCCAACAAGCACGGCTGGACTTG GTCTGTGCCAAAGTTCATGAAGAGAATGAAGGTGCCGGATTATAAGGATAAGAATGTGTTTGGAGTGCCTCTCATAGTGCACGTGCAGCGGTCTGGGCATCCTTTACCTCTTGGTTTGCAAAAGGCTCTGCGGTACCTGAGAAGTCAGTGTCTGGACCAG GTGGGTCTCTTTCGTAAGTCAGGTGTGAAGTCTCGAATTCAAGCTCTACGGCAGATGAATGAGAGTTCTCCAGACAATGTGAACTATGACGATCAGTCTGCTTACGATGTCGCCGACATGGTCAAACAGTTCTTCAGGGATTTACCCGAGCCTCTGCTAACCAGCAAGCTGGGGGAGACTTTTCTTCATATCTACCAAT aTGTACCGAAGGACCAAAGGCTGCAAGCTGTGCAGGCAGCTATCATGCTGATGTCGGACGAAAATCGGGAGGCCCTGCAGACATTGCTCTGCTTCCTTAGTGACGTCACATCCTCTGTGGAGGAGAATCAAATGACACCAATGAACATCGCCGTTTGCCTTGCCCCCTCTCTTTTTCACCTCAACATCCTCAAGAAAGACAATCTCTCCCCAAA GGCCATGCGGAAGAAGTATGCCACAGGGAGACCAGACCAGAAGGACTTGAATGAAAACTTAGCAGCAACACAGGGTCTCGCTCACATGATCACAGAGTGCAACCGTCTCTTTGAG ATTCCTCATGAGATGATTACTCAGTCGCGCAATTCCTATGTGGAGGCCAATTTGCACGCGCCCACAATTGGCGAGCTGTGCAAGCAActggaagatgatgatggaacGTACCAGACACACATGGAAGGGAGACTTCAGAATCTCCTCAAAGAGGCCCGGGAAAAGTCCAAATACTGGatatcctgcagcagctctgataaCACGGAGCTTTACTGTAAGAAG GTCGGGGATGGGAATCCTTTGAGACGTTGGCGGGTGTCAGTAGAGGTGGAAGCGCCACCGTCTGTCGTGCTCAACCGCGTGCTGCGAGAGCGCCACCTGTGGGATGTGGATCTGCTGCAGTGGAAAGTGTGCGAGACGCTCGACAAGCAGTCAGAAGTGTTTCAGTATGCACTCAGTTGCATGCCTCCTCACCCCAGCAGGGACTTTTTAGTTCTCAG ATCGTGGAGGACAGACTTGCCCAAGGGTGCCTGCTCCCTGGTATCTGTGTCTATAGAGACTGAGGATTGTCCTCCTCTTGGAGGTGTACGAGCTATAGTGCTGGAGTCCAACTACCTACTGGAGCCCTGCGGTTCAGGGAAGTCCAGACTGACCCACATCAGCAGAGTGGACATGAA GGGAAGGACGCCCGATTGGTACAACAAGGCCTTCGGTCACCTGTGTGCCGCAGAAGCTGCTCGGATTCGCAACTCTTTTCAGCCGCTGATCACAGATGGACCAGAGACTAAAATCTGA
- the stard13b gene encoding stAR-related lipid transfer protein 13 isoform X3 — translation MTLESRDIYLRMDHRRRSGYRLGRIIARQQLLKKIAGEIEAKEACDWLRAAGFPQYAQLFEDSQFPIDITPVKKDHDFLDKDLVEPLCRRLNTLNKCASMKLDVNLPKKKSEDSDEEDLFAISDKWTFEWSSRRWSRLQDIDCLLENHEDGQPCRDGVPLRNTTSSESVLTDLSEPEVSSLHSESSGGSGQRGLSAEDSESTAMPEPTSLTVPHNPNTHYGPLSNRHNKTTRIRTKDFLKRIETLRMRGTTGRGGKALVISTPVLQEQAPCLKTLQCVDIINGDGGAPDNVKTTPSHSSSEGSSNSSGSAVSTPSLKERKPHHADYKRSGMYLEDVDIFSGTQAHKVTEQNRRNEFCSYEDLVVHIPKDHKPGTFPKALSIESLSPTNGASINWHTGSMHLDSPMIACTKESRPVTQCCTRGSRISVYDNVPGSHLYASTGDLMDLEKEDLFPHLDDILLHVNGLQQIVDHWSKNVLHVGEGLAQVGSEKDNSVGNQSSSQITLDLVAEGHTPSSYADKDQVSLAETESTRLRERRDSGVGASLTRPNRLRWPSFQISHRLSHSAASLQITNQTAGQLSLLQKFSLLRLTAIMEKYSLSNKHGWTWSVPKFMKRMKVPDYKDKNVFGVPLIVHVQRSGHPLPLGLQKALRYLRSQCLDQVGLFRKSGVKSRIQALRQMNESSPDNVNYDDQSAYDVADMVKQFFRDLPEPLLTSKLGETFLHIYQYVPKDQRLQAVQAAIMLMSDENREALQTLLCFLSDVTSSVEENQMTPMNIAVCLAPSLFHLNILKKDNLSPKAMRKKYATGRPDQKDLNENLAATQGLAHMITECNRLFEIPHEMITQSRNSYVEANLHAPTIGELCKQLEDDDGTYQTHMEGRLQNLLKEAREKSKYWISCSSSDNTELYCKKVGDGNPLRRWRVSVEVEAPPSVVLNRVLRERHLWDVDLLQWKVCETLDKQSEVFQYALSCMPPHPSRDFLVLRSWRTDLPKGACSLVSVSIETEDCPPLGGVRAIVLESNYLLEPCGSGKSRLTHISRVDMKGRTPDWYNKAFGHLCAAEAARIRNSFQPLITDGPETKI, via the exons ATGACCCTAGAGTCTCGGGATATCTACCTGAGAATGGATCACCGCAGACGCTCTGGGTACAGGTTGGGCAGGATCATTGCCAGGCAGCAGCTACTCAAGAAAATTGCTGGAG AAATCGAAGCGAAAGAGGCATGTGACTGGCTGCGGGCAGCAGGATTTCCCCAGTACGCTCAACTCTTTGAAG ACTCCCAGTTCCCTATTGACATTACGCCAGTGAAAAAAGATCACGACTTTCTGGACAAAGATCTCGTGGAACCTCTTTGCAG ACGACTCAACACCTTAAATAAGTGTGCCTCTATGAAACTTGACGTGAACCTTCCCAAGAAGAAA AGTGaagactctgatgaagaagaccTTTTTGCCATCAGTGACAAATGGACCTTTGAGTGGAGTAGCCGTCGTTGGTCCAGATTACAGGACATCGACTGTCTGCTGGAAAACCATGAGGACGGTCAGCCCTGCAGGGATGGCGTGCCTCTGAGAAATACCAccagcagtgaaagtgttttGACGGACCTCAGTGAGCCGGAGGTCTCCTCCCTGCACAGCgagagcagcggcggcagcggccAGAGGGGCCTCAGTGCCGAGGACTCTGAATCTACTGCCATGCCAGAACCGACATCTCTCACAGTGCCTCACAACCCCAACACGCACTACGGTCCCCTGTCCAATAGGCACAACAAGACAACTCGCATCCGTACCAAAGACTTCCTGAAGCGCATAGAGACGCTGCGCATGCGGGGAACGACAGGGAGGGGCGGTAAGGCGTTGGTCATCAGCACTCCCGTCCTACAGGAGCAGGCCCCGTGTCTGAAGACGCTGCAGTGTGTTGACATCATCAACGGGGACGGCGGGGCTCCAGACAACGTCAAAACAACACCGTCCCATTCCAGCAGTGAGGGCAGCAGCAATTCTAGCGGGAGCGCTGTCAGCACACCCAGCCTTAAAGAACGCAAGCCTCACCATGCCGATTACAAGCGCAGCGGCATGTATCTGGAGGACGTAGACATTTTCTCAGGTACCCAAGCACACAAAGTCACGGAGCAAAACCGTAGGAATGAATTCTGCTCGTATGAAGACCTGGTGGTCCACATTCCCAAAGACCACAAACCAGGAACTTTCCCCAAAGCATTATCTATAGAAAGCTTGTCCCCAACCAATGGAGCCTCCATTAACTGGCACACAGGCAGCATGCACCTTGACTCCCCCATGATTGCATGCACAAAGGAATCCAGGCCTGTCACTCAGTGCTGCACCAGGGGCAGCCGCATCAGCGTATACGACAATGTCCCCGGCTCACATCTGTATGCCAGCACAGGAGACCTCATGGATCTAGAGAAAGAGGACCTGTTCCCCCACCTGGATGATATCCTGCTGCACGTCAATGGCCTACAGCAGATTGTGGACCACTGGAGCAAGAATGTGCTGCATGTGGGTGAAGGGCTGGCACAGGTGGGTAGCGAGAAGGACAACTCAGTGGGCAATCAGTCCTCCAGCCAGATCACGTTAGACTTGGTAGCCGAAGGACACACCCCATCAAGTTATGCAGACAAAGACCAAGTCTCACTCGCTGAGACAGAATCCACAAGGCTCAGAGAAAGGAGGGACTCTGGAGTTGGTGCTTCTCTCACGAGACCCAATCG GTTACGGTGGCCCAGCTTTCAGATATCTCATCGCCTGAGTCACTCAGCAGCCTCCCTGCAGATTACCAACCAGACGGCGGGCCAGCTGAGCTTGTTACAGAAGTTTTCTCTGCTGCGCCTGACTGCAATCATGGAGAAGTATTCCCTGTCCAACAAGCACGGCTGGACTTG GTCTGTGCCAAAGTTCATGAAGAGAATGAAGGTGCCGGATTATAAGGATAAGAATGTGTTTGGAGTGCCTCTCATAGTGCACGTGCAGCGGTCTGGGCATCCTTTACCTCTTGGTTTGCAAAAGGCTCTGCGGTACCTGAGAAGTCAGTGTCTGGACCAG GTGGGTCTCTTTCGTAAGTCAGGTGTGAAGTCTCGAATTCAAGCTCTACGGCAGATGAATGAGAGTTCTCCAGACAATGTGAACTATGACGATCAGTCTGCTTACGATGTCGCCGACATGGTCAAACAGTTCTTCAGGGATTTACCCGAGCCTCTGCTAACCAGCAAGCTGGGGGAGACTTTTCTTCATATCTACCAAT aTGTACCGAAGGACCAAAGGCTGCAAGCTGTGCAGGCAGCTATCATGCTGATGTCGGACGAAAATCGGGAGGCCCTGCAGACATTGCTCTGCTTCCTTAGTGACGTCACATCCTCTGTGGAGGAGAATCAAATGACACCAATGAACATCGCCGTTTGCCTTGCCCCCTCTCTTTTTCACCTCAACATCCTCAAGAAAGACAATCTCTCCCCAAA GGCCATGCGGAAGAAGTATGCCACAGGGAGACCAGACCAGAAGGACTTGAATGAAAACTTAGCAGCAACACAGGGTCTCGCTCACATGATCACAGAGTGCAACCGTCTCTTTGAG ATTCCTCATGAGATGATTACTCAGTCGCGCAATTCCTATGTGGAGGCCAATTTGCACGCGCCCACAATTGGCGAGCTGTGCAAGCAActggaagatgatgatggaacGTACCAGACACACATGGAAGGGAGACTTCAGAATCTCCTCAAAGAGGCCCGGGAAAAGTCCAAATACTGGatatcctgcagcagctctgataaCACGGAGCTTTACTGTAAGAAG GTCGGGGATGGGAATCCTTTGAGACGTTGGCGGGTGTCAGTAGAGGTGGAAGCGCCACCGTCTGTCGTGCTCAACCGCGTGCTGCGAGAGCGCCACCTGTGGGATGTGGATCTGCTGCAGTGGAAAGTGTGCGAGACGCTCGACAAGCAGTCAGAAGTGTTTCAGTATGCACTCAGTTGCATGCCTCCTCACCCCAGCAGGGACTTTTTAGTTCTCAG ATCGTGGAGGACAGACTTGCCCAAGGGTGCCTGCTCCCTGGTATCTGTGTCTATAGAGACTGAGGATTGTCCTCCTCTTGGAGGTGTACGAGCTATAGTGCTGGAGTCCAACTACCTACTGGAGCCCTGCGGTTCAGGGAAGTCCAGACTGACCCACATCAGCAGAGTGGACATGAA GGGAAGGACGCCCGATTGGTACAACAAGGCCTTCGGTCACCTGTGTGCCGCAGAAGCTGCTCGGATTCGCAACTCTTTTCAGCCGCTGATCACAGATGGACCAGAGACTAAAATCTGA